A stretch of Fibrobacter sp. DNA encodes these proteins:
- a CDS encoding GGDEF domain-containing protein, with translation MESSLTSIFIADGFGVVLVAVLLAGNRWLLRSRSIENRALLAMVILTMISCAIDPLLFAIDGINNSALRILAIAGDSWLYVSNLLCAFLWLFFLTKYACGGISKGHLNFLLAVVGLGLVGIVVNLFYPFIFSISEENLYHRYGGYWIYTSVDYLITLDSIVVYLWKKSKNGVLRIFPIGVYLFPLMIGTFAQTMFYGVSTIAASLAISMAGVLTTLQNDLIFKDGLTGLFNRIYLDHHLKSVAQGRDSVINALMLNMKGLKVINERFGHAVGDEALKNLAKVLQKSMGDVGVPLRYSGDEFIVLLKTQNNAEMNSCIQAIEISLEKFNTKSNAPYELAVAIGSAQQDLRVHGVDGFINTIHTKMRENKGKVP, from the coding sequence ATGGAAAGTTCTTTGACAAGCATTTTTATTGCAGATGGGTTTGGTGTAGTACTGGTTGCCGTGCTTTTGGCTGGCAATCGCTGGTTGTTGCGCTCCAGATCCATTGAAAATAGAGCTTTGCTTGCCATGGTCATCCTCACGATGATCAGCTGCGCCATTGACCCGCTCCTCTTTGCCATTGACGGAATCAATAATTCCGCTCTCAGAATTTTGGCCATTGCCGGAGATAGCTGGCTCTACGTTTCCAACCTGCTTTGCGCATTCCTTTGGCTGTTCTTCTTGACCAAGTATGCCTGCGGCGGAATTTCCAAGGGACATCTGAATTTTCTTTTGGCCGTGGTGGGCTTGGGTCTTGTGGGTATTGTTGTCAATTTGTTCTACCCGTTCATTTTCAGTATCAGTGAAGAAAACCTTTACCATCGTTATGGAGGCTACTGGATTTACACCAGTGTGGATTACTTGATTACCTTGGATAGCATCGTTGTTTACCTCTGGAAGAAATCCAAGAATGGCGTGCTGAGAATTTTCCCCATTGGAGTTTACCTGTTCCCTTTGATGATTGGCACTTTCGCCCAGACCATGTTCTACGGCGTTTCCACTATCGCAGCAAGCCTTGCTATTTCTATGGCTGGTGTGCTGACCACCTTGCAGAACGACTTGATTTTCAAGGATGGATTGACGGGTCTTTTCAACCGAATTTATCTGGACCATCATTTGAAATCCGTGGCCCAGGGCCGAGATTCCGTAATCAATGCCTTGATGTTGAACATGAAGGGCCTTAAGGTGATTAATGAAAGGTTTGGCCATGCCGTTGGTGACGAAGCCCTGAAAAACTTGGCCAAGGTTCTGCAGAAATCCATGGGTGACGTGGGTGTTCCCCTCCGTTATTCCGGTGACGAATTTATTGTGCTGCTCAAAACTCAGAACAATGCGGAAATGAATTCCTGCATTCAGGCTATTGAAATCAGTCTTGAAAAGTTCAACACCAAGTCTAATGCACCTTATGAATTGGCTGTGGCTATTGGTTCTGCCCAGCAGGATTTGCGCGTGCATGGCGTCGATGGCTTCATCAACACCATCCATACCAAAATGCGTGAAAACAAGGGTAAGGTTCCCTAG
- a CDS encoding agmatine deiminase family protein, translating to MATSIRYPAEWEEQEATWLAFPHNKKNWYGERGVNIRKFYINLIRTISEFQPVNVLVPSKNFLTFEEKFAIADRPFPVSVIFIKTNDIWIRDYGPFFLKKGDKTVISQTQFNAWGAKFPPWNHDDKIPETIADAFGYKMDKSVPYIFEGGAIEVNGDGLGITTLDCLIGKNRNADKDLSKVIKAICNAFGLRSLLVLPHGLHGDHTDGHIDNVARFVAKDRVVMCWEDSKKSPNTPILAEAKLLIEEFMKAHYGKKAKVDTLPLPPQRVLDDGQILPASYMNYIHANGALIFPKYKSPKDAIAQKYFESVFPKLKVIGIDCRTVIEEGGSLHCMSKHESK from the coding sequence ATGGCAACATCTATTCGTTATCCCGCAGAATGGGAAGAACAGGAAGCCACTTGGCTGGCCTTCCCCCACAATAAGAAGAACTGGTACGGCGAACGTGGCGTAAACATTCGCAAGTTCTACATCAACCTCATCCGCACCATCAGTGAATTCCAGCCGGTGAACGTCCTGGTTCCCAGCAAGAACTTCCTGACCTTCGAAGAAAAGTTCGCTATCGCAGACCGTCCCTTCCCGGTGAGCGTCATCTTTATCAAGACCAACGACATCTGGATTCGTGACTACGGTCCGTTCTTCCTGAAGAAGGGCGACAAGACTGTGATTTCCCAAACCCAGTTCAACGCCTGGGGTGCCAAGTTCCCGCCGTGGAACCACGACGACAAGATTCCTGAAACCATCGCCGACGCTTTCGGCTACAAGATGGACAAGAGCGTTCCCTATATCTTTGAAGGCGGCGCTATTGAAGTGAATGGTGACGGTCTCGGCATTACCACTCTGGATTGCCTTATCGGCAAGAACCGTAACGCAGACAAGGATCTTTCCAAGGTCATCAAGGCTATCTGCAACGCATTCGGCCTCAGATCTTTGCTGGTCCTCCCCCACGGTCTCCACGGCGACCACACCGACGGCCACATCGACAACGTCGCACGTTTCGTTGCCAAGGATCGCGTGGTCATGTGCTGGGAAGATTCCAAGAAGAGTCCCAACACTCCGATCCTCGCCGAAGCAAAGCTCCTCATCGAAGAATTCATGAAGGCTCACTACGGCAAGAAGGCCAAGGTGGACACCTTGCCTCTCCCGCCCCAGCGCGTTCTTGACGACGGCCAAATCCTCCCCGCCAGCTACATGAACTACATTCATGCCAACGGCGCTCTCATTTTCCCCAAGTACAAAAGCCCGAAGGACGCCATCGCACAGAAGTATTTCGAAAGCGTATTCCCCAAGTTGAAGGTTATCGGCATTGATTGCCGTACCGTGATTGAGGAAGGCGGCAGCCTGCACTGCATGAGCAAGCACGAAAGCAAATAA
- a CDS encoding Mur ligase domain-containing protein produces MESYFFIGVAGVGMSAIAQYLSGRGVEVRGSDRQFGEFLAGNCEKPRVMEQLEECGVKCFAQDGSGVSADLTAVVVSTAIEDTNPDLKRAKELGVAVMHRSEMLAKISKEAKTIAVSGTSGKSTVTAMIYHILQYAGLQPSVMTGAGLVNLQKEGKIGNAVSGSGEWLVVEADESDGTLVRYEPEVGLILNVDKDHKEMSELQEIFGKFRSNILNNGKTLIVNDAHPLAKPFSQDRHNDFGTESYVGVQGIDFRTEGPSIIFRCRHNNELVKFTVPLPGRHNMENALAATAAALQAGVSLRTCADALSSFPGVFRRHQILGTFNGVTLVDDFAHNPAKISASIKSAQSFTAGRVLAWFQPHGFGPTRFLRNDLVEFINKALRNPSAAAAGAQSAAENGAADSMYFSEIYYAGGTVVRDISAGDLANDLVALGSDARYIENRDECAKAMVADAKAGDTILLMGARDPSLEKFAQSVQKLLENK; encoded by the coding sequence ATGGAATCTTATTTCTTTATCGGTGTAGCTGGTGTTGGCATGAGTGCCATTGCCCAGTACTTGTCTGGCCGCGGTGTTGAAGTTCGCGGTTCCGACCGTCAGTTTGGTGAATTCCTGGCAGGCAATTGTGAAAAGCCTCGCGTCATGGAGCAACTGGAAGAATGTGGCGTCAAGTGCTTTGCCCAGGATGGTTCCGGAGTTTCCGCAGATTTGACCGCCGTGGTGGTCAGTACCGCCATCGAAGATACTAATCCGGATTTGAAGCGTGCCAAGGAACTTGGTGTTGCCGTAATGCACCGCAGTGAAATGCTGGCTAAGATTTCTAAGGAAGCAAAGACTATTGCTGTGAGCGGTACCAGCGGAAAGTCCACTGTGACTGCCATGATTTATCACATTCTGCAGTACGCCGGTTTGCAGCCTTCTGTCATGACTGGCGCTGGCCTTGTGAATTTGCAGAAGGAAGGCAAGATTGGTAACGCTGTCAGCGGCTCCGGCGAATGGCTGGTGGTTGAAGCTGACGAAAGCGATGGAACTTTGGTCCGTTACGAACCTGAAGTAGGCCTCATTCTGAATGTGGACAAGGACCACAAGGAAATGAGCGAATTGCAGGAAATCTTCGGCAAGTTCCGCAGCAACATTTTGAATAACGGCAAGACTTTGATTGTGAATGATGCCCACCCGCTGGCAAAGCCTTTCAGCCAGGATCGTCATAACGATTTTGGTACTGAAAGCTATGTGGGCGTTCAGGGCATTGACTTCCGCACCGAAGGCCCATCCATCATTTTCCGCTGCCGCCACAATAATGAACTGGTGAAGTTTACGGTGCCGCTGCCGGGCCGCCACAATATGGAAAATGCCCTGGCTGCAACCGCTGCCGCGTTGCAGGCCGGCGTAAGTCTTAGGACTTGCGCGGACGCCCTCAGCTCTTTCCCGGGTGTGTTCCGCCGTCATCAGATTCTCGGCACCTTCAATGGTGTGACCTTGGTGGATGACTTCGCACACAATCCCGCAAAGATTTCTGCCAGCATCAAGAGTGCCCAGAGCTTTACCGCTGGCCGCGTTCTCGCCTGGTTCCAGCCTCATGGTTTTGGCCCTACCCGTTTCCTCCGTAACGACCTGGTGGAATTCATCAACAAGGCTCTGCGCAATCCCTCCGCTGCAGCTGCCGGCGCACAGTCCGCAGCAGAAAATGGCGCCGCCGATTCCATGTACTTCAGCGAAATCTATTACGCTGGCGGTACTGTGGTTCGTGACATCTCCGCCGGAGATCTGGCCAACGACCTGGTGGCCCTTGGCTCAGATGCCCGCTACATTGAAAATCGAGATGAATGCGCCAAGGCCATGGTCGCCGACGCCAAGGCCGGTGACACAATCCTCCTGATGGGCGCCCGCGACCCCAGTCTGGAGAAGTTCGCCCAGAGCGTCCAAAAACTCTTGGAAAACAAGTGA